The proteins below come from a single Armatimonadota bacterium genomic window:
- the iscS gene encoding cysteine desulfurase IscS, whose amino-acid sequence MNTGVIYLDHHSSTPVDPRVVQAMMPFWTENTANPSNPYHPLGRRAADAVETAREQVAMLIGAKRTEIVFTCGATESNNIAILGTAMAHTGNRRQIVTCAIEHKSVLEPCRWLAERGYEVIILPVDSLGHVQLSALEQAVDENTLLVSIQLANNEIGTLQRMEVISRLVHERGALLHCDGAQAVGKIPVNVEHLYLDMLSISAHKLYGPKGAGALYVRGGARRARLQPLMFGGGQEWSLRPGTLNVPAIVGFGEACRICHEQMPEEATRVGKLRDRLEQLLKERIPSLQYNGDPSLRLPNNSSLTFPDVEADALLLNLPDVALSTGSACTAGAMEPSHVLQAIGLSREQSYRTIRVGLGRFNTEEEIERAAARIAEVYHRVGAIGER is encoded by the coding sequence ATGAACACAGGGGTGATATACCTGGACCATCACTCCAGCACGCCTGTAGACCCGCGTGTGGTGCAGGCGATGATGCCTTTCTGGACAGAGAACACGGCGAACCCCTCCAACCCCTACCATCCTCTGGGTAGAAGGGCGGCAGATGCGGTGGAGACCGCTCGCGAGCAGGTCGCTATGCTGATCGGAGCAAAGCGCACCGAGATTGTGTTTACCTGTGGGGCAACGGAGAGCAACAACATCGCCATCCTCGGTACAGCGATGGCGCACACCGGCAACAGGAGACAGATAGTTACCTGCGCTATAGAGCACAAGTCCGTGCTAGAACCCTGTCGCTGGCTGGCAGAGCGAGGCTATGAGGTGATTATCTTGCCTGTGGACAGTCTGGGGCATGTGCAACTGTCGGCGCTGGAGCAGGCGGTAGATGAGAATACGCTGCTGGTTTCCATCCAGCTGGCGAACAACGAGATTGGCACTCTCCAGCGTATGGAGGTTATCAGCAGGTTGGTGCATGAACGTGGGGCTTTGTTACACTGCGACGGCGCACAGGCAGTAGGCAAGATACCCGTGAACGTAGAACACCTGTACCTCGACATGCTATCTATCAGCGCACACAAGCTGTATGGCCCCAAGGGAGCGGGAGCTTTGTATGTGCGCGGAGGAGCCAGACGGGCAAGACTACAACCTCTGATGTTTGGAGGGGGGCAGGAATGGAGCCTGCGCCCGGGCACGCTAAATGTGCCTGCTATTGTGGGATTTGGAGAAGCCTGTCGGATTTGCCACGAGCAGATGCCTGAGGAAGCCACGCGCGTGGGCAAGTTGCGCGACCGCCTGGAGCAGCTCTTGAAGGAGCGCATCCCTTCGTTACAGTATAATGGCGACCCCTCCCTCCGCCTCCCCAACAACAGCAGTCTCACCTTCCCCGACGTCGAAGCGGATGCCCTGTTGCTGAACCTGCCCGATGTTGCCCTCAGCACAGGCTCCGCTTGCACAGCGGGAGCGATGGAACCATCACATGTGTTGCAGGCGATAGGCTTGAGCCGCGAACAATCTTATCGCACCATTCGTGTGGGGTTAGGACGTTTCAATACCGAGGAGGAGATCGAGCGTGCCGCTGCCCGGATAGCAGAAGTGTACCACCGAGTGGGCGCGATTGGGGAAAGGTGA
- a CDS encoding glycosyl transferase, with product MNEQPDVSVIVVNWNTRDELRECLLSLHPSHHPGVQVEIIVVDNASWDDSVAMVKREFPEVKLIENRLNEGFGKAHNRAAQLAQGRYLMLLNSDAKAHPGSLKALVDYADAHPDVGIIAPKVLNPDGSLQYSCRRFPVYEAGLFRNTFLGRLFPQNRFVRDYLMTDFDHAHTIEVDWVSGCAMMVRRETWQQLGGFDERFFMYCEDVDLCWRAHEMGWKVVYHPKAVVTHAIGRSSDKAVNAMIRQFHRSHRLFFQKHYAHRMPLWSRLVIPLGLWLRANLLVARNYLIALRLRMLGRQ from the coding sequence GTGAACGAACAACCTGATGTGAGCGTCATCGTGGTCAACTGGAACACGCGCGATGAACTGCGCGAGTGCCTGCTCTCGCTACACCCCTCGCATCATCCGGGCGTGCAGGTGGAGATTATCGTGGTGGACAACGCCTCCTGGGACGACAGCGTGGCCATGGTCAAGCGCGAGTTCCCGGAGGTGAAGCTGATTGAAAACCGCCTGAACGAGGGCTTCGGCAAGGCACACAACCGCGCCGCGCAGCTGGCACAGGGCAGGTATCTGATGCTGCTGAACTCGGACGCGAAGGCGCACCCGGGCTCGCTTAAAGCGCTGGTGGACTACGCCGACGCGCATCCCGATGTGGGAATCATCGCCCCGAAGGTGCTGAACCCCGACGGCTCGCTGCAGTACTCTTGCCGACGCTTCCCCGTCTATGAGGCGGGGCTGTTCCGCAACACCTTTCTGGGCAGGCTCTTTCCGCAAAACCGCTTCGTGCGTGACTACCTGATGACCGACTTCGACCATGCGCACACGATAGAGGTGGACTGGGTGTCCGGCTGCGCGATGATGGTGCGGCGCGAAACGTGGCAGCAGCTGGGCGGATTTGACGAACGGTTCTTCATGTATTGCGAGGACGTGGACCTGTGCTGGCGGGCGCACGAGATGGGCTGGAAAGTGGTATACCACCCCAAAGCGGTGGTCACTCACGCCATCGGACGCAGTAGCGACAAGGCGGTGAACGCCATGATCCGGCAGTTTCATCGCAGTCATCGCCTCTTTTTCCAGAAGCATTATGCCCACCGGATGCCCCTCTGGAGCAGGCTGGTGATTCCACTGGGGCTATGGCTGAGGGCGAATCTGCTGGTAGCCCGCAACTACCTCATCGCGCTTCGACTGAGGATGCTGGGGAGGCAATGA
- a CDS encoding glycosyl transferase, with translation MTLSVLIVNWNTRELLRACLQSLRLYPLSEPMEVWVLDNASHDGSAQTVQTEFPEVHLIASERNLGYAVGNNLLLQKAQGEYLLLLNPDTEVTEGALDTAVQYMRENPDVAALGAKLIHPDGRVQQSVRGFPEPEAVMWEYLGLARLFPRSRRFGAYRMTWFTYDHIAEVDQPMGTFLMLSRRAVQTVGLMDERFPIFFNEVDWCYRAKRMGLKIVFHPGVVIIHHGGASTRQVRPQMIWESHRSLQKFYAKHYRQRLPKPIYWLIVASITLNAWLKTLGKGREGWQSERTT, from the coding sequence ATGACCCTCTCCGTGCTCATCGTCAACTGGAACACGCGCGAGCTGTTGCGGGCGTGCCTGCAGTCGTTGCGCCTCTATCCCCTCTCCGAGCCGATGGAGGTATGGGTGCTAGACAATGCCTCGCACGATGGCAGCGCGCAGACCGTACAAACGGAGTTCCCCGAAGTGCATCTGATAGCCTCCGAGCGCAATCTGGGCTACGCGGTGGGCAATAACCTGCTGTTGCAAAAGGCGCAGGGCGAGTATCTGCTGCTGCTCAACCCCGATACCGAGGTGACGGAGGGCGCGCTGGATACCGCTGTGCAGTACATGCGCGAGAACCCCGACGTCGCCGCGCTGGGCGCGAAACTGATACACCCCGACGGGCGCGTGCAACAGTCGGTGCGGGGCTTCCCGGAACCCGAAGCAGTGATGTGGGAGTATTTGGGATTGGCGAGGCTGTTTCCCCGCTCGCGCCGGTTTGGCGCGTATCGCATGACGTGGTTCACCTACGACCATATCGCCGAGGTAGACCAGCCGATGGGAACCTTCCTGATGCTCTCCCGACGCGCCGTGCAAACAGTGGGGCTGATGGACGAGCGGTTTCCCATCTTCTTCAACGAGGTGGACTGGTGCTATCGGGCGAAAAGGATGGGGCTGAAGATTGTGTTTCACCCCGGCGTGGTCATTATCCATCATGGCGGGGCAAGCACGCGGCAGGTGCGCCCGCAGATGATATGGGAATCGCATCGCTCCCTGCAGAAGTTTTATGCGAAGCATTATCGGCAACGCCTGCCGAAGCCGATATACTGGTTGATTGTGGCAAGCATCACCCTGAACGCCTGGCTGAAGACGCTGGGCAAAGGACGCGAGGGCTGGCAGAGTGAACGAACAACCTGA
- a CDS encoding phosphoadenosine phosphosulfate reductase translates to MQAQKPLRHILSLSGGKDSTALAVYMRDRVPEMEYVFLDTGKELPETYEYIEKLEAYLGKRIERLNPDRPFDHWLLVYNGVLPDPRSRWCTRKLKLEPFERYVGDDPCVNYVGIRADEAQRKGYISTKPNIITRFPFVEDGITKEDVLRILEESGLGLPAYYRWRSRSGCFFCFFQQKVEWLGLWENHPDLFEEAAKYEKVDTVTGERYTWGEGETLHDLINPERAMKIKAESIRRQQTIKNRSNRTLVEVFSAIDEENNEGCLVCHL, encoded by the coding sequence ATGCAAGCCCAGAAGCCCTTACGACATATCCTCTCCCTCTCCGGGGGCAAGGACAGCACTGCCCTCGCCGTCTATATGCGCGACCGCGTGCCCGAAATGGAGTATGTCTTCCTGGATACCGGAAAGGAACTCCCCGAAACCTACGAATATATCGAGAAGTTAGAAGCCTACCTCGGCAAAAGGATTGAGAGGCTTAATCCAGACCGCCCGTTTGACCATTGGCTGCTTGTCTATAACGGTGTACTCCCTGACCCGAGGAGTCGTTGGTGTACACGCAAGTTGAAGTTGGAGCCCTTCGAGCGCTATGTAGGTGATGATCCGTGCGTCAACTATGTGGGCATTCGGGCTGACGAGGCACAGCGCAAGGGCTATATCTCCACCAAGCCCAACATCATTACCCGTTTTCCCTTCGTTGAAGACGGCATCACGAAGGAGGATGTCCTGCGCATCCTGGAGGAAAGCGGGTTAGGGCTGCCCGCATACTACCGATGGCGTTCGCGCTCAGGATGCTTCTTCTGCTTTTTTCAACAGAAGGTGGAATGGCTCGGCTTATGGGAGAATCATCCAGACCTGTTTGAGGAAGCGGCCAAATATGAAAAAGTGGATACCGTAACGGGGGAGAGGTACACATGGGGCGAGGGAGAGACGCTGCACGATCTCATTAATCCAGAACGTGCGATGAAGATAAAGGCTGAGAGTATCAGGCGCCAGCAAACTATCAAGAATCGCTCAAATCGCACGCTCGTGGAGGTTTTCAGTGCAATAGACGAGGAAAACAACGAAGGGTGTTTGGTATGTCATCTGTAA
- the alaS gene encoding alanine--tRNA ligase, translated as MLAQELREKYLRFFESKGHRRLPSDSLVPNDPSLLFTSAGMVQFKPYFLGLATPPHPRVTTVQKCLRTTDIESVGDHSHLTFFEMLGNFSFGDYFKREAILWAWEFLTEWLHISPDRLRITIYLDDDEAYEVWNREVGVPDRKIFRFGEKSNYWPANAISEGPNGPCGPCSEIFYDTRPDLPPTPDGVWDDVRWLEIWNLVFMQYERHDGGKLTPLPRKNIDTGMGLERTAAILAGKASVFDTDVFQPIIARIAELSGRAYGGSDVAEDVAFRLIADHIRATTMSIADGVLPSNEGRGYVIRRILRRAMLRGQNVLGFDRPFLADVATAVIDTLGDVYPEVRERRDYVLRTIRSEEERFRQTIQVGTQRLAEMLESPEVRESKVLSGEQAFMLYDTYGFPLELTQEVAAESGIEVDVQGFRQAMEEQRQRAREASGIATQLFAIAGDAVTELQKTLPPTKFVGYWQHEAEAKILAIIRQGEPATFASEGEEVELILDQTPFYAEAGGQVGDTGWIQGENFQFEVKDTQKMGDLYLHIGVVVRGRVEADSAVTARIDSQRRWHIMRNHTATHLLHAALRQVLGSHVHQAGSLVAPDRLRFDFTHNSAMTDEEIAEVERLVNERILEDKPVAVHWEVPLAEARARGAMALFGEKYGDTVRMIEVPGVSLELCGGTHLERTSQIGLFKIVSEGSVAAGVRRIEAVTGWGAYQYMRQQQQLLEEAASRLKCAVSDIPASIERLQAQRQELERQVQHLRTGAAARSMQFEPTELVGLQVVTGRADGVDAQTLASLADQAAQKASVDLVVLAAATDGKALFVAKAKPSAVAKGVHAGNLVRELAKISGGGGGGRPEFAQAGGRDASKIPQALQQLPRLLQQMVER; from the coding sequence ATGTTAGCCCAGGAGTTACGCGAAAAATACCTGCGGTTCTTTGAGAGCAAGGGACACAGGCGACTGCCTTCAGATAGTCTCGTGCCTAACGACCCGTCGCTGTTGTTCACCAGCGCGGGCATGGTGCAGTTCAAGCCCTACTTTCTCGGTCTGGCTACCCCGCCCCATCCGCGCGTGACCACCGTGCAAAAGTGCCTGCGTACCACTGATATCGAGTCAGTGGGCGACCATTCGCATCTTACCTTCTTCGAGATGCTGGGTAACTTTAGCTTCGGCGACTACTTCAAGCGCGAAGCGATTCTCTGGGCGTGGGAGTTCCTCACCGAATGGCTGCACATCTCGCCCGACCGCCTGCGCATCACCATCTATCTGGACGACGATGAGGCGTACGAGGTATGGAACCGTGAGGTAGGCGTGCCCGACCGCAAAATCTTCCGCTTCGGCGAGAAGAGCAACTACTGGCCCGCCAACGCCATCTCGGAAGGTCCCAACGGTCCGTGCGGTCCCTGCTCGGAAATCTTCTACGACACCCGCCCCGACCTGCCTCCGACCCCCGACGGCGTGTGGGACGACGTGCGCTGGCTGGAAATCTGGAATCTGGTGTTTATGCAGTACGAACGGCACGACGGAGGCAAACTCACTCCCCTGCCACGTAAGAATATCGACACTGGCATGGGCTTAGAACGTACCGCCGCCATCCTCGCGGGCAAGGCAAGCGTCTTTGACACCGATGTGTTTCAACCCATCATCGCCCGTATTGCTGAGCTGAGCGGACGTGCATACGGCGGCAGCGACGTTGCTGAGGACGTCGCCTTCCGCCTGATAGCCGACCATATCCGCGCTACCACTATGTCCATCGCCGATGGGGTGCTCCCTTCTAACGAGGGGCGGGGCTACGTGATACGGCGTATCCTGCGCCGGGCGATGCTGCGTGGGCAGAACGTGCTGGGCTTTGACCGTCCCTTCCTCGCCGATGTGGCGACGGCGGTCATCGACACGCTGGGCGACGTGTACCCCGAAGTGCGTGAGCGACGCGACTACGTATTGCGCACCATCCGCAGCGAAGAAGAGCGCTTCCGCCAGACGATTCAGGTTGGCACCCAACGGTTGGCTGAGATGCTCGAATCGCCCGAAGTGCGAGAAAGCAAGGTACTGTCGGGCGAGCAGGCGTTCATGCTATACGACACCTACGGCTTCCCACTGGAGCTCACCCAAGAAGTCGCTGCTGAGTCGGGCATCGAGGTAGACGTGCAGGGCTTCCGCCAGGCAATGGAGGAACAGCGACAACGCGCCCGAGAAGCCAGCGGCATCGCCACGCAGCTGTTCGCCATTGCAGGAGACGCCGTTACCGAACTGCAGAAAACCCTTCCACCCACGAAGTTCGTCGGCTACTGGCAGCACGAGGCGGAAGCGAAGATACTCGCTATTATCCGGCAGGGTGAGCCTGCTACCTTCGCCAGCGAGGGGGAGGAGGTGGAGCTGATTCTGGACCAGACCCCATTCTACGCCGAGGCGGGCGGACAGGTAGGCGATACTGGCTGGATACAGGGTGAGAACTTCCAGTTTGAGGTGAAAGACACGCAGAAGATGGGCGACCTGTATCTACACATCGGTGTCGTGGTGCGGGGGCGAGTAGAAGCAGACTCCGCCGTGACCGCTCGCATCGACTCGCAGCGTCGCTGGCACATCATGCGCAATCATACTGCCACTCACCTGCTACATGCGGCGTTGCGTCAGGTGCTGGGCTCGCATGTGCATCAGGCAGGCTCTCTGGTTGCGCCCGACCGCCTGCGCTTCGACTTCACCCACAACAGCGCGATGACCGATGAAGAGATTGCCGAGGTGGAACGTCTGGTGAACGAGCGCATTCTGGAGGACAAACCGGTCGCCGTGCACTGGGAAGTGCCGCTGGCGGAGGCGCGGGCGCGCGGCGCGATGGCGTTGTTCGGCGAGAAGTACGGCGACACCGTGCGCATGATAGAGGTGCCCGGCGTAAGCCTGGAGCTATGCGGCGGTACGCATCTGGAACGCACTTCCCAAATTGGGCTATTCAAGATAGTGTCGGAGGGAAGCGTTGCCGCTGGCGTGCGCCGCATCGAGGCGGTGACAGGCTGGGGTGCATACCAGTACATGCGCCAACAGCAGCAACTACTGGAAGAGGCGGCGTCACGCCTGAAGTGCGCGGTGTCCGACATCCCCGCGTCGATCGAACGCCTACAGGCACAACGGCAGGAACTGGAGAGGCAGGTACAGCATCTGCGTACCGGCGCGGCGGCTCGCTCGATGCAGTTCGAGCCCACCGAACTGGTAGGGCTGCAGGTAGTCACCGGACGCGCCGATGGTGTAGATGCTCAAACGCTGGCTTCTCTGGCGGACCAGGCGGCGCAGAAGGCATCGGTGGACCTGGTGGTGCTCGCCGCGGCAACCGACGGCAAAGCGCTGTTCGTGGCGAAGGCGAAACCATCGGCAGTGGCAAAGGGTGTGCACGCGGGCAATCTGGTGCGCGAGCTGGCGAAAATCAGTGGAGGAGGGGGAGGCGGGCGTCCCGAATTCGCTCAGGCGGGAGGACGCGACGCCAGCAAAATCCCGCAAGCTTTGCAGCAGCTGCCCCGCTTACTGCAGCAGATGGTGGAAAGATAG
- a CDS encoding reactive intermediate/imine deaminase, translating to MPKQVITTHDAPAAIGPYSQAIRVGNLVFTSGQIPLHPQTGEIVGDTAAEQARQVLHNLQAVLQAAGASLQDVVKTTIFLTDLGQFAAVNAVYAEFFPNDPPARSTVQVAALPRAVQVEIEAVAVVEQG from the coding sequence ATGCCCAAACAGGTCATCACCACACATGATGCCCCGGCGGCAATCGGACCCTACTCCCAGGCGATTCGCGTAGGCAACCTGGTTTTTACATCGGGGCAGATACCGCTGCACCCGCAGACGGGCGAAATCGTCGGCGACACCGCTGCCGAACAAGCGCGACAGGTGCTGCACAACCTGCAGGCGGTGCTACAGGCGGCGGGTGCCTCCCTGCAGGATGTGGTCAAAACCACCATCTTTCTGACCGACCTGGGACAGTTCGCGGCGGTGAATGCGGTGTACGCCGAGTTCTTCCCCAACGACCCGCCTGCGCGTTCGACGGTGCAGGTAGCAGCACTGCCGCGCGCGGTGCAGGTGGAGATAGAGGCGGTAGCGGTAGTCGAGCAGGGCTAA
- a CDS encoding L-proline 4-hydroxylase produces MVEDLSRYHHPIGNLFRLPGTREEWQQYRLSEEQIAFFHENGYLPGIRILTDEQVEQLRQELEGLMDPSHPGHHLFYEYHSNESKDPNTVLFHALGAWRIAPGFHDILWHPAFTVPASQLLGGAVRFWHDQLFCKPPKQGGVVAWHQDYSYWTRTQPEAHLTCWIGLDDATEENGALMYIPGSHRWNLLPITGLAGDMEAIMSVLTEEQKAQFKPVTVELKAGECSFHHSMVVHGSGVNRSERPRRATVINVFRDGVQSASNEPLLEGVPVIPAGEKMGGQFFPLLVE; encoded by the coding sequence ATGGTAGAAGACCTGTCCAGGTATCACCACCCGATTGGCAACCTGTTTCGCCTGCCAGGTACGCGCGAAGAGTGGCAACAGTACCGCCTCAGCGAGGAGCAAATTGCCTTCTTCCACGAGAACGGCTATCTGCCCGGCATCCGTATCCTCACCGATGAGCAGGTGGAACAATTACGACAAGAACTGGAAGGGCTGATGGACCCCTCTCACCCGGGGCATCATCTGTTTTATGAGTACCATTCCAACGAGAGCAAGGACCCGAACACGGTGCTGTTCCACGCGCTGGGGGCATGGCGAATCGCTCCCGGCTTCCACGACATCCTGTGGCATCCCGCGTTCACCGTGCCGGCGTCGCAGTTGCTGGGTGGCGCAGTGCGCTTCTGGCACGACCAGCTGTTCTGCAAACCACCCAAACAGGGCGGCGTCGTGGCATGGCATCAGGACTACTCCTACTGGACACGCACGCAGCCGGAAGCGCACCTCACCTGCTGGATTGGGCTGGACGATGCCACCGAAGAGAACGGCGCGCTGATGTACATCCCCGGCTCGCACCGCTGGAACCTGTTGCCCATCACCGGACTGGCGGGCGACATGGAGGCGATTATGAGCGTGTTGACCGAAGAGCAGAAAGCACAGTTCAAACCCGTCACGGTAGAACTGAAAGCGGGTGAATGTTCTTTCCACCACTCCATGGTCGTACACGGCTCGGGGGTGAACCGCTCCGAGCGACCGCGCCGCGCAACGGTGATTAACGTCTTCCGTGACGGCGTCCAGTCCGCTTCCAACGAGCCGCTACTGGAGGGTGTGCCGGTGATTCCCGCTGGTGAAAAGATGGGTGGACAGTTCTTCCCGCTGTTGGTAGAGTGA
- a CDS encoding pyridine nucleotide-disulfide oxidoreductase, with protein sequence MSKSVLVIGGGSVGVHAALEAARLGAEVVLISEGEVGGRTTWDSLVPSKVLLTAADTLLDNYYAPHRGVKVTAEGAEVADLMERIRQRTHQWGELQKQSLQQAGVQTLRGVASFVSPHAVKVQLEGGGERQISFDVAIIATGSVPIFPPSMKPDGKRILAPRFASNLQSLPEHIVMVGGGVTGSEFAYLFRVLGSEVTIVTDMPRLLPRADEEASQLLEHAFRQIGIEVLLSSPVESVTATENGVQAHLANGRVLEGSHAFVAIGRRADLSRLNLEAAGVPSSPQGIPLNEYLQSPVAHIYAAGDAAGPPFTLNRGWAQARVAVRHALGLPTSPFRSELVVEAVYTQPQVAQVGITEAQAREQGLRVKSPRAEYASNLKAQLLGETEGFVKLVVEENTGKLLGGSAIGSHAADVLAPLATAIAMGGTMETLASLYPAHPTLVELLYEAARG encoded by the coding sequence ATGTCCAAAAGTGTATTGGTCATTGGCGGCGGTTCGGTGGGTGTTCATGCCGCGCTGGAGGCGGCGAGGCTGGGCGCGGAAGTCGTCCTTATCAGCGAGGGCGAGGTCGGCGGGCGCACCACGTGGGATAGTCTCGTGCCCAGCAAGGTACTGTTAACGGCAGCGGATACTCTGTTGGACAATTACTACGCGCCTCATCGTGGGGTCAAGGTCACTGCAGAGGGCGCTGAGGTTGCTGATTTGATGGAACGCATCCGCCAGCGCACGCACCAGTGGGGTGAGTTGCAGAAGCAGTCTCTGCAGCAGGCAGGGGTGCAGACCCTGCGGGGTGTAGCATCGTTTGTGTCTCCGCACGCAGTGAAAGTGCAGTTGGAAGGAGGCGGCGAACGGCAAATCTCCTTCGATGTCGCCATCATCGCCACAGGTTCCGTGCCCATCTTCCCTCCCAGCATGAAGCCCGACGGCAAGCGCATCCTTGCGCCACGCTTCGCCAGTAACCTGCAGTCGCTCCCCGAACATATCGTTATGGTGGGCGGAGGCGTGACGGGCAGTGAGTTCGCCTACCTGTTCCGCGTGCTGGGTTCAGAGGTAACGATAGTGACCGATATGCCGCGCCTGCTGCCCCGTGCGGACGAAGAGGCGTCGCAGTTGCTGGAGCACGCTTTTCGGCAGATAGGTATTGAGGTGCTGCTCTCCTCACCGGTAGAAAGCGTCACCGCCACCGAAAACGGGGTGCAGGCGCATCTCGCCAATGGCAGGGTGCTGGAGGGCAGTCATGCCTTTGTGGCTATCGGCAGGCGGGCAGACCTGTCACGGCTGAATCTGGAGGCAGCAGGTGTGCCATCTAGTCCGCAGGGAATACCCCTGAACGAATACTTGCAGTCGCCTGTGGCGCATATCTACGCGGCAGGTGATGCGGCGGGACCGCCATTTACCCTTAATCGCGGTTGGGCGCAGGCGCGGGTGGCAGTGCGTCATGCGTTGGGTCTACCCACATCGCCCTTCCGCTCCGAGCTGGTGGTGGAGGCGGTGTACACCCAACCGCAGGTGGCGCAGGTGGGCATCACCGAGGCGCAAGCGCGTGAGCAGGGTCTGCGTGTAAAGTCGCCTCGAGCCGAGTACGCCAGCAACCTGAAAGCGCAGCTGCTGGGCGAAACCGAGGGCTTCGTGAAGCTGGTAGTGGAAGAGAACACAGGCAAATTACTCGGCGGTTCAGCAATTGGTTCCCACGCAGCGGACGTACTCGCCCCGCTGGCAACAGCAATCGCGATGGGCGGGACGATGGAGACCCTGGCGTCCCTCTACCCTGCCCATCCGACGCTGGTGGAACTGCTGTACGAGGCGGCGCGGGGTTAG